From the genome of Leptotrichia sp. HSP-342:
AGGAACACTAGGCACCCTAAATCCTTCTGAATGTCCAGGTGTCGAATTTCCTAACCAGTCATAGATAAACTTAATCTGATCATCATAATGTCTTATACATTTATGAGATTCTGGATAAGTTCCTATTTTTTTAGCTGTTGCAGCTTTTCTTTGCTCTCTTGTATTTTTTGGTTCAAACACCGATGGTATACTGTGCATGTAGCCTCCACCACTAAATCTTACAGCATTTTTTGCATCTCCTACAACTGTCTTGTTATCTGAACCTGTGTACTGCATTACAGGTTTAGAATAAGCAATTAAGAAAGTTCCATAAGGTGTGGCAAATGAATTTCCAGCATCTTTTCCAGTAGTTACAAATGAAGAAGTTACTACATTCCACTTATCTCCTGCTTTTTCTATAATCATTTCATTTTGACTTGCTCTGTCAACATAGATAAATCTTGTTATTTCGCCAGTAATTCCTGCATCTTTCAAATATCTTTTTGTAGAAGGTTTTAAGTAATAAGTACCGTTATCATAGGCATCTATTTTAACTTTTACGTATTTATCATTTTCTTCTTCCACAATCATAATAGTTCTGTCTGGAATATTTATATAATCCTTAAAACTTTTATCTGTATAACCAAATTCACTTTGATTAGCACGATTTCCAAATTTATCTCTTTTACCTGATTCCCCTCCTCCAAGTGGAACAT
Proteins encoded in this window:
- a CDS encoding L,D-transpeptidase family protein, with protein sequence MDEFVFVKEATSIRKEPNSNAKVIKSAAYSHKYRTTGIVKTNTGNKSDEWYEVFFDNQLGYIPKSAVEKREFDWNDMMKKVDKTNKFIREAVSANKKIYVLDDYVPLGGGESGKRDKFGNRANQSEFGYTDKSFKDYINIPDRTIMIVEEENDKYVKVKIDAYDNGTYYLKPSTKRYLKDAGITGEITRFIYVDRASQNEMIIEKAGDKWNVVTSSFVTTGKDAGNSFATPYGTFLIAYSKPVMQYTGSDNKTVVGDAKNAVRFSGGGYMHSIPSVFEPKNTREQRKAATAKKIGTYPESHKCIRHYDDQIKFIYDWLGNSTPGHSEGFRVPSVPTVMLVK